One Heptranchias perlo isolate sHepPer1 unplaced genomic scaffold, sHepPer1.hap1 HAP1_SCAFFOLD_43, whole genome shotgun sequence genomic window carries:
- the LOC137312624 gene encoding histone H2A-like, with protein MSGRRKTGGNARAKAKSRSSRAELQFPVSSFHRLLRKGNSAERVGAGAPVYLTAVLEYLTAEILELADNPARDNKKTRIILRHLQLAIRNDEELNKLLGGVTIAPGGMLSNIQAVLLPKKSPGSIKNK; from the coding sequence atgtctggaaggagAAAAACCGGCGGTAATGCTCGAGCCaaagccaagtctcgctcatcccgggccgaaCTGCAGTTCCCTGTCAGCAGttttcacaggctcctgcgaaaggggaactctgctgaacgtgtgggtgccggagccccggtctatctgacggctgtgctcgagtatctgacggctgaaatcctcgagctggccgacaacccggcccgcgacaacaagaagacccgcatcatcctcagacacctgcagctggccatccgcaacgacgaggagctcaataAGCTGCTGGGAGGGGTGACCATCGCTCCGGGCGGGATGCTgtctaatatccaggccgtgctgctcccGAAGAAAAGCCCTGGGAGCATCAAGAACAAGTGA